Proteins encoded within one genomic window of Manis pentadactyla isolate mManPen7 chromosome 4, mManPen7.hap1, whole genome shotgun sequence:
- the PSMB4 gene encoding proteasome subunit beta type-4 translates to MEVFSESRAGHWAGGPALGQFYCVPPTVGPFAGAAPALQGCPLTRTQSPMVTGTSVLGVKFEGGVVIAADMLGSYGSLARFRNISRIMQVNKSTMLGASGDYADFQYLKQVLGQMVIDEELLGDGHSYSPRAIHSWLTRAMYSRRSKMNPLWNTMVIGGYANGESFLGYVDMLGVAYEAPSLATGYGAYLAQPLLREILEKQPVLSQTEARELVERCMRVLYYRDARSYNRFQIATVTEKGVEIDGPLSAETNWDIAHMISGFE, encoded by the exons ATGGAAGTCTTCTCGGAGTCGCGAGCCGGACACTGGGCCGGGGGTCCGGCCCTGGGGCAGTTTTACTGCGTCCCGCCTACGGTCGGGCCCTTCGCGGGCGCGGCGCCTGCGCTGCAAGGGTGTCCGCTCACACGCACCCA gagCCCCATGGTGACCGGGACCTCGGTACTGGGAGTTAAGTTTGAGGGCGGAGTGGTGATTGCAgcagacatgctgggctcctacGGCTCCTTGGCTCGTTTCCGCAACATATCTCGCATTATGCAAGTCAACAAGAGCACCATGCTGGGGGCTTCCGGAGACTACGCTGATTTCCAGTATTTGAAGCAAGTTCTCGGCCAGATGGT GATTGATGAGGAGCTGTTGGGAGACGGACACAGCTATAGCCCTAGAGCTATTCACTCGTGGCTGACCAGGGCCATGTACAGTCGACGCTCCAAGATGAACCCCTTGTGGAACACCATGGTCATTGGAGGCTATGCCAATGGAGAGAG CTTCCTTGGTTATGTGGACATGCTAGGTGTTGCCTATGAAGCCCCTTCTCTGGCCACTGGTTATGGTGCGTACTTGGCCCAG CCTCTGCTGCGAGAAATTCTGGAGAAGCAGCCAGTGCTGAGCCAGACTGAGGCTCGAGAGCTAGTGGAACGCTGCATGCGAGTGCTGTACTACCGAGATGCCCGTTCTTATAATAGG tttcaaatcGCCACTGTAACTGAAAAAGGTGTTGAAATAGATGGACCACTGTCTGCAGAGACCAACTGGGATATTGCCCACATGATCAG TGGCTTTGAATGA